The genomic interval ATAACGGACCTAAGATATTCCGAATATTAAAATTCATCATGTTTCCTTACATTTTTAAAATTAACATCATACAGCAATTTTAAGTATTTAATACCACTTGCTCAATGACGCATTACTAAAAAATACAATTTAACAGGCCATATTAATGGGGTATGTTTAGAAACGAGCACGAATTATTAATGAGCCACATCATGCCTAAGGAACGTGACCAAAATAACTTCCCATTTTAGCTTAGTGGGAAGTAATGCCTAATCTCGGACAACATTTAAGTTTATATAAACTTCATTGATATTATCTAGAAAAAAATGGACATTAGTTGAATGAGTGTTCAGTTTAGTACTGAGTCGTTCTAATTGTAACATTCTAAATGCACTGCAACCTATTTATAAATTGAAGGTATTGCGACAAATAAAGCTAAGCACAGCAGTTCATTAGATTGATCCGGCGTCACTTCGTCATGAGCTAGCGCTTTTACCGCAGGGATATCGAGTAAAAAGCATAGATCATCACTAAGCCCCTGATCATTTCTGCGAATGAGATTACGCGCTATATAAAATAGGAGCTTCGCTTCATTAGGATCGATCACATCAAAAATTATATCTATGTTATTAATTTTTGCTTGCTGTTGTTGAATCCGAAGAGCAGTCATTTTTTGAACTACAAATGGCTCTATATAACATTCAAAAACCCTATGATGGGACGTTTCATCATAAGCAAAAGTTTTAGGATTATTTAATAAATAATGAATCATTGAATGCTCTCTATAGGAAGCAGCCCATTTAAAAGCATTAAAATTATCTACTGCAATCATATCTTGCAATCTATCAGGCGCTTTTTCTTCAAGGTATAGAAGAACATCAAGATGGCCATTTTTTGCAGCATCTAGAAAAGCACCGAATTCCTCTGCGGTAATCACATCTTGCAGCTTACCAGATAACTGCTTTACCTGGTATTTTAGAAAATCAAGGTTGCCGTATCTTGCCGCATATCTAAAGACAGCAAAATCATATTCAGCAATTACACGGTACACTCGGCTAGAGGGCATCATAGATTGAATAATACCCATTAAATAGTCTTTAAGGCCCAAACGAACATTTGCAAAAGAGTCAATAAGTCCTCTAAAAATGTTTTTATAAGAGTTAAAGGTTCCTGCAAGATACATTAAAGTGTTCAGATGCCCACATTGGATCGCTCTTTGAATTCTTAAAGAGGAGTGCTTGAAAAACCAATCCGAATAATCTTCTTGACGAAAAAGGTGTTCTAATAACGCCAAATGCTTTGGACTATCACCCAGCATCACTACGAAATTGAGCATTTCTGATGCATTAAGTCCTAACTTCTCGCCGATTTCAATAAGCTTTTGGTTTTCCATTTCAGGATGACTGCATGCTATGGCTATCCAGGCTTTATCTTTCTTTTTAGCCGACATAGGAGTTAATTCATTTTTAAGATCCTCATAGGGCATACTCATCCAGGAGATATCAAATCAGGAATAGAAGAATCACTTTTAAACATTTCAGACCATATCACATATGGAATTAAGCGAGCCTGGGGATGTAGATTTTTACTCTCAGTTGAAAAATACATGAAATTTTTTATAGTCAAAACTTGCTCAATTCAATCACTCAATTAGTATTAACTACAATTAATTTTATTTATACAACATATAAAATCATTTAATAATTTATAATTTTCAATTAGTTAAAATCATTTATGACTTGTGCAGCTGCATTTGAAAATATATTTTTCCACGCTTTAACATCTCTTGTCATACTGATTGATAAGTTACTCATTTGTTTCATAAAAATAGGAACCGTCTTATTTGCTTTAGTCCTCCCTTAATATTAAATTTAATAAATAAGCTAATTTATTTAAATAACTATGGACGACTATCAAATAGCACGAATGACGCGCGATGAAATTTCAAACGCAGTGGAATGGGCACGCCAAGAAGGTTGGAATCCGGGATTAAATGATGCAGAATGTTTTTATCGCGCAGATCCCCATGGTTTTTTTGCAGGTAAATTAAATGGTCAAACCATTGCAGTTGGATCAGCAGTAAATTATGACGATTACTTTGCATTTTGTGGTTTTTACATTGTAGACAAAAATTATCGCTCACAAGGATATGGAATACAGTTAACCCAAGCTCGGCTTGCTTATATCGGTGATCGCAATGCTGGACTCGATGGAGTACTGGATATGATCGACAATTATGCGCGTATTGGTTATAAATTTGCGCATTATAATGCACGATATGCCTTAGAGCACAAATTCCCCCCCCCAATACATGAACCATCAATAATAAACTTACAAACAGTACCCTTTGCTCAGCTCACCGACTATGATCGTCATTTCTTTCCAGCACCAAGGCCTCAATTCCTTAGAGCATGGATTCAACAAAATACAGCCTTAGCACTGGGCTATGTTCAAGAAAAACAATTAAAAGGTTATGGAGTGATTAGAAAATGTTTTAAAGGTTATAAAATAGGCCCACTTTTTGCAGACTCACCTTATATTGCTGAAAAATTATTGGATCAATTATCTGAATTTGCCCAAGATGAAACAATCTATTTAGATATTCCTGAAAATAATCCCTTTGCGGTTGATTTAGTACAAAAACTAAAGATGTCTAAGGTATTCGCAACAGCAAGAATGTATTTAAAAGATGAGCCTAAACTTTCTACTCAAGGAATTTATGGCATAACTACTTTTGAATTGGGATAATCAATGCGTGATTTAATAGGTTATGGGCCAGAAGGAAAGGATTTTTTTGGCCAAACAAAGCAAAAGTGGCGATTAATTTTGTCATTAACTATGAAGAAGGCTCTGAGTTAAGCCCAATCAATAATGATGTACAAGCTGAAACAAGCGGAGCAGATTTTCCATTCAGCCCCAAAGCTAAAGGCCAACGAAATCTGAGTATGGAATCATTTTATGAATATGGGAGTCGTGTGGGCTTGTGGCGTCTTCTTCGTTTGTTTGACGCTTATCAAGTACCACTAACTTTTTTTGTGACGGGATATGCATTAACCCTTAACCCGCTATTGGCAAACTATTTGGCACGGCAACATCATGATGTGGCTGGCCATGGATGGCGTTGGATAAATTATGCCAATGTTTCTAAAAAAATAGAAAAAGAACACATCCTTATGTGCATTGAAACCCTGGAGCAATTAACAAGAAAAAAGCCTAAAGGGTGGTATACGGGTAGACGAAGCGAACACACGCGGCAATTATTACTTGAGATCGGTGGTTTCCTTTATGACTCAGATAGTTATGCAGATGAATTACCCTACTATATTAATAATCATCTGATAATCCCCTACTCTCTTGATTGTAATGACTTCAGATTCACAACCACTCCGGGTTTTTCGAGTGCACAGGAGTTTTATATTCGGTTAATGAATACATTTAACTATCTTTATCAAGAAAAAAGGCCTGCAATTATGACTGTAGGTTTGCATCCTCGTCTTAGCGGAAAACCTGATCGGTGCCTGATGTTAAAGAATTTCTTAAATCATTTAGTACAACATAAAGACATCTGGATAACAAGACGAATAGATGTCGCTAATTTTTGGTTAGAAATATTTCCTGCTACAAAAGTGTAACTGAGTGACTATTTCTTCAATTTATTTTTATGGTCTTAAACCGATATTTGTCTGACCTGATTTAATGATATTGGCCCAATTCCTGCAACATTCAATGTTAATCCCTCTCCATATTGCCCAAGGCTGACACTGTTAACATTAGCTAATATCGTGGTTTTCAATGCGATTTCTTTATCTTCAGAAATAGCATGCACTTCAATCCTATATCTTCCTTCTTTAACTTTTTTGCCATCATAGCCAATACCATCCCAACTGAACTGTAAAAAACCAGGCTTTGGTTTGCCTAAAACAATGGTTCTTACCCTCTCTTCTGATTCCGCATAAATAGAAGCACGCAACATGTTGAAATCAGAAGAAAAATCAAGCGCAACTCTTACGGAAATTTCTGCCCCTAAGGGAAAAATTTCACTCTCCACCAAAACCTTACGTCCAACTAAAGCCGAAGCTTGTAATGCTTGATTTGATTGTAATGATGTTGACATCTGTTGCCATGATTCTTGCATTTCTATACACCCATTATGGGTGGCAAATTGCGCCAGTTGAGACAAAAATTCATGATTAACTTGCCGCTGTATCATATCTTGACTCTCAATTTGTTCCGCCATTAAATGTAAAAAATCCTGTTCTCCCAAATTTTTCTTCAGCGGAGAATCAATTTGTTCAAAAGAAAAACCAACTGTATCCGTTTCATTAAATGAATTATCTGTCATTCTAATTCCTCCTTATTCACTTAACTTTAATGCACGTTACATGAATTATAAAAAGCAAACGTTGTGCCAACTTCAAATAAGTGAGAAAATTAGTTGCTATTAATTGGGGGTGCTATCTATGTTAAAGAACAATGCTCTGCCTGAAAATGCCATAGAGCAGGTAAAAACTTATCTATTACAGCTGCAAAATACAATTTGCTCAAGGCTTGAAAATTTAGACGGACAGGCCCAATTTATGGAAGATACCTGGCAACGTTCTGCCGGCGGCGGTGGTATTTCACGTGTTTTATCCCAAGGATTGGTTTTTGAAAAAGCAGGGGTTAATTTTTCTCATGTTTTAGGAGCGCATCTTCCAGCATCCGCGAGTGCCCATCGCCCAGAATTAGCCGGTAGAAATTTTAACGCTCTTGGTGTTTCACTCGTGATCCATCCAGATAACCCATATGTTCCTACCTCTCACGCCAACGTACGTTTTTTTATTGCCGAAAAAGAAGACGCGGATCCTGTTTGGTGGTTTGGAGGAGGATTTGATTTGACACCTTATTATGGATTTGAAGATGATTGCAGACACTGGCATCAAACTGCATTACAAGCTTGCAAACCTTTCGGCCAATCCATTTACCCTAAATTTAAGCAATGGTGTGACGATTATTTTTTCATTAAACATCGGAATGAAGCACGAGGAATTGGTGGCCTGTTTTTTGACGACTACAATGAAATAAGTTTTGAGCACAGCTTTTCATTAATGAAAAGTATAGGAAATCACTATATTGAGGCTTATGCTCCTATAGTAACTCGTCGTAAAACTCATCCATTTGGTGAACGCGAAAAAACGTTTCAAAAGTATCGTCGCGGGCGCTATGTCGAATTTAATCTCGTCTATGACCGTGGCACATTATTTGGCTTGCAATCCAATGGCAGAACAGAATCTATTCTCATGTCATTACCTCCCGAAGTAACGTGGGAATACAATTGGCATCCCGAAGCCAATAGTGCGGAGGCAAAACTTTATACTGATTTTTTACCCCAACGCAATTGGTTAGTATAACGATGACTCAGAGCTACAACTGCAAATAAGTAGATTAACGATCCATTTGTTGACGTCATTAGGGTCTTGGACGACGAATTGCCAATAGACCCTATATTTCTACTATTTTTATTACTTACTTTCCCTTAATTCGTGATTTATGAGTAACACAACCTTTTTCAAGTAAATTCTTGCTAACAATGCCGCAAAAGCATTTAATAAACTCAAAATTAAAAAAATCTGTGGGATCGCCGCTGAAAAATGTAATAAAACAATAACCATCAATGCTCCAGCAACCATAAATAGTGCATTGTAGATATTATTTGTTGCAATCACTTGAGCCCTTGATTCCGGGGGACTTTTCACTTGTAAATAGGTATATAAAGGAACAATAAAAAGACCCGCACTAAAAGCCAACATAAATAAATCAAATGCAATGCGCCAATGAGCAAAGTAAGTAAAAAAATTAACTAGAGAAAATACATCTTTCGGTTCATTTAAATGAGGTGTAGCCCAATAAAGATCCATTGTAAAGCAAGTAAAAGCAAACATTGACCAAGGCACAATAGTAAGATGTATTTGTCCTTTAAAAATACAATTAACAGTCAAGGAACCACAAGCAATGCCTATGGAAAACAAAGCAAGAAATATTGCAAAAACAGCATTATTAGCTCCTAATACATAGTTTGTATAATCAGGAAGCTTGGTGAGGATTACTGTCCCTAGTAACCAAAACCAAGATAAAATCAACATTGCGACTAAAATGCCAGTATGTTCAGTGGCCTGTTTCAGCATCTTATAAGTCACACGCCAAATCTGTTTATCTACTTCAATACTTACCGACTTTGAAGGGGCTTTAGGTATAAACAAACTGGAAGTGAGGCCCGCCAGCGCAACAATTATGGTTAAAAACACAGCTATATAAGGTTTAGGACTATGGATTCCTATAGATAAAGTCCCTATGGTAGTACCCAATAAAATAGCTATAAAAGTACTCGCATCAACTAGACCTGTTGCTCCCAATAACTCCTTTTTAGGTAAATGATCAGGCAAAATAGCATACTTTATTGGCCCAAAAAAAGTTGAATGAACTCCAAGCCCCGTTAAAGTAGTCATCATCAAAAAAATACTTCCCCAATAAAGGGCAAAACTTCCGATAATCATTAAAAATAACTCTAGAATTTTAATGACACGTGTTAACAGCGCTTTGTCATATTTATCGGCCAATTGTCCTGAGGTCGCTGAAAGAAGAAAAAAAGGGATTATAAACAAAGCACCTGCTATTGCTTGGTAGAACTCAGATTGCACTTGATTATGAGTGAGATGGTAACTAATTAAAGTAAGCATTGCTAACTTAAAAGCATTATCATTAAAGGCACCAAAAAATTGAGTCAGAAAAAAAGGCAAGAATTTACGTTCTTTCAAAAGGTGAAAAGCACCATTACCCATGCATAAGGCTCCATTAGTAACACGTAATCATGCCCCCATCTAACAAGAAATGGGAGCAATTACACTATTCTTATCGATGATTGGTCTATTCACCTAGAGTGCTGAAGAAACAAGATGATTAGGCTTTAATATCAAGCGCCTAAGTGTATCATGAGCCTCTGTATCACGTAAGAGCTTAGACAAACCTGCCTCAGAAATTTCATTATCTGATAAATCAACATGCTTAAGATGAGTATTCGATTTTAATGCATTAGTAATAAGATACACTCCTTCATCATGCAGTTTATTACTTTTAATATTCAGATGGGTTAAAGAGAGAGACTCCTTAATCATATTTGCAATTTCTATGGCACATGCCTCATTCAAATTATTATAGGATATATCCAGAACTTCTAATGAAGGGTGTTTGGATACAAAATGACGCAATGCCTTCATTCCATCTAAACCAAAATCATTACAACTTAACACGAGTTCTTTTAATTCAGTATTTGAGTTTATCGATTCTAATAAACGCTGTACCCCAGAATCACGAAGCCAATTTAGTGATAAATCTAAAACCGATAACTTCTTCTTTTTTAAACAGGAGAAAAAATCAGAGGGTATTTTGTCACCTATCCAATTATCAATAAATTTAATTGTATTTAGTTTTCTACGGGGTAAGGAATCAAATAAATAACGAATATCGTTTGTATCAATATGATTAGCATTAAATGAAATTTCATTGACTTTGGAGGCTAACTTCAGAATATCATGTAACGCGTCATAATCTTTACCATTTAAATTGGAATGATCAATACTAATTTTTTTTATAAATTTACAACGTCTTTTTCCTTTTGATTGTAAGTACTTATTCAGATGAGGAAGAGCCAAATGATGTTGTACTTGCATAAGTTCTATTGACTCCAACTTCCCATTTTCATGTTTTAATCTAATCGCCATACCCCCTCCCCCTCTCTATAAATGAGACTACAAATTTAATTGTAGATGATATTTAGAGGGGCGATGGGAGAGCGATGAATTTTTTATATTTTTTTGCTCAAGAGTTATAGGCCCATCTTCACAAGCAAATTACAGAAAATAGACCTGGTTGTTCAAAAGCGGAAAACGATTAATTTAGCTAAAAAACATGGTTCTGCCTTTCCACACAACAGTTTTATTCCATTTATTAAATCTGTGCGTTCAAACGAGTAAGGACATTTCCTGGCCCGACCTCTATAAAAATACTCTCACCTTGATTTTTTAAATAGCGAATGGTGTCAGTCCAAAGAACTGGATGCGTCATTTGTTTCACTAAATTTTCTTTGACACTCTCATTAATATAAGGTTCTGCAGTAATATTTGCAATCACTTCAATTTGTAGGGGCGAAAACTGAAAAGCTTCTACAAATTGTTTAAACTCATCGGCAGCAGATTGCATATATCGCGAATGAAATGCTCCACTCACCTTTAATGGCACACACATTAAAGCCTCTTGGGCGAGTATCTCATTTGCCTTGGCTATATCTGGTGCTGGCCCTGAAAGAACAATTTGTTTCGGTGAGTTAAAATTAGCAAAATCTATAGAATCCAGTCCATTGGTTTGCAGCAATGATTTAATTCGGTCTTCAGCTAAATTAATCACTGCAAGCATCCCTCCCCCACTTGCTTTAGCCATCAATTCGCCACGCTTTTTCACAAGTTTCAATCCAGTCTCAAAATCAAAAGCACCGGCAGCAAATAACGCAGCATATTCGCCTAAACTATGCCCTATTAAATAATTTGGTAGTGGTTCTTCAGAAATACGAGCCAAAAAAGATAAAGCTTCAACAATATATAAAGCAGGTTGAGTATATTTGGTATTGTTTAATTGCTGTTGTGGATCATCTAAGCATAACTCTTTGACAGAATAACCTAAGATTTCATCAGCTTGCTTTATTTGTTCAGGAAAATAAGAAAATAATTCAATCCCCATACCTTTTGTTTGTGAACCTTGTCCTGGAAACATGTAAATGGTCATTGATGCTCCTTTTCAAACGATAAATCCAGACATATAAGCCATCATAAGATAGAACTAATAATATTGTCATTAAATAAATATCATTCAATGAATTTGTTTATTAAGTTTATAATTATGCATCATTAATTGTGTTTCATTCATTTAAAGATAACTATATGAAAAAAAGCATGCTCATACTAATTGTTCTACTTATTTTTTTTACCGTTTATTATCGCCTTCATACAATTCCTACGCCTTCCCAAAATACTCCCGAGCTTGCACTCACTGAGCGACCATCCTGGGCACAATGGCGTGCTGAAGGAAAAGGCGTTTTAAAATACTTTCTACATTTCTTTGATTACCAAAAAAAAGCGACTCTTATGGTTTTAAATCCATTCCCTGGTCAAACAGCATTTTTTGCTCATCAAAAAAAATTATTAGCCAAATTACCTCAACCTTCTCCTGAAGAAACATTTGTTCGTGTTGGTTTTGTTGGTGATTTAATGGCGATTCCAAATTACGATAAGCAATTTATCGCACCCCAAATTTTAAATCGTCTAGCGCAAATGGATTTTGTTTTAGGTAATCTAGAAACCCCTGTTTCATCATCCAGTACCATTTCGAAATTCCGCAATACATTGTCGCAATTTAATGTTCCTAATACCTATCTAAATGCACTAACTTGGAATGGAAAGCCTGTATTTGACTTTTTATCTTTGGCCAATAACCATGTTCTTGATCGTGGCGATTTAGGCGCACAAGAAACCCTGGAAGAGCTAAAATCAAGAAATATCCAAGCTCATGGGACAGATAAGCAAAAGTTTATCACGTACTCAATCAAAGGAATTCGCTTCGGTGTAGCAACTGCTACTTGGGGAGTTAATCCTCAATTTTCTCAAAATACTACCCCTGTTTGCTATTTACCAGGAATCGCACCCCTTGATAAAAATAAAGTGGAGTTAGGTCAATTAATCAATACACTTTATGAAATGAAGCAAGCCAAAGTCGACTTTAAAATCTTATTTCTACATTGGGGGTTTGAATATGAACTCTATCCTGATCCCTTAATTCAAAGTATTGCTTCTCAATTAATTCAAGATGGCGCAGACCTAATCATAGGGAGTCATCCACATGTACTACAACCTTTTGAACTCGTGCAATCTTCTAGGCATAAAGGATTAATCGCCTATTCCATGGGGGATTTTATTAGTGATATGAGCAATCCTTTTACTCGAATTGGGCTCATCCAAGAGCTATATGTTTGGCGTAACTCTCAACAGAAAATTCAGTGGGCCTTAGGCCCAAGTAGGCTCACTCAAGTAGCTGATGTAAAATATCCACGTACTGAATTGCTTAGAAATCCTCCACCAAAAGATCTTAATGATGCATATGCGTACTACCAGCATTCTTTAAATTTACCATTTTTAGTATGGAACTAAAGACTCTCATTTGAGCAAAGCACTGAGTTGATATCACTTTATCCTTTGAATACTTCCTTGTTTATTTCTCTTCATTGATTTTAGGGCAAATAAATTGTTCCTTGCAAATATAGATGAGCTGTTCCATAAAGAAAAACTCGTTCACCACGTATCTCACATCGTACTTTTCCTTGCCGCATTCCACCTTGTACCGCATCAATTTCACCTTTTTGCAATCGTTCACTCCAATAGGGTGCGATAACGCAATGAGCTGATCCTGTAACCGGATCTTCAGCAACGTTACATCCAGGATAAAAACATCGTGAATAAACATCGGAATTTATTCCAGGTGCCGTTAAAATCAATCCTCTATAATCCAGTTGAGCAACAGCATTCAAATTAGGATCCGCTTGTTTTACTTCTTGCGTAGTATCATAAACAAACATTAAATCAAACTTACTTTTCAAAACATGCAGTGGTTTATTTAAATTTAATTTCGATAATGCTTCGGAGTATTCAATGAAATGATAAGGCAATGCTGGAAAATCCATCACAAATCCTTTACCATTTTTCCGAACCACAAGATCCCCACTTAAGCAACGAAACTTTATCTCCTCTCCTTTAAATCCTAATTTCTCAAAAATAACATAGGCGCTTGCAAGTGTTGCATGACCACACAAAGCGACTTCTTCATTTGGGGTAAACCATCTAATATAAAATCCATTTTCTTCGGGAATAAAAAAAGCGGTTTCTGAAAGGTTATTTTCTAAAGCAATATTTTGCATTTCTTTGTCAGTAAGCCAACTGTCTAACGGACAAACAGCTGCAGGATTTCCCTCGAAAAGATTAGTGGCAAAAGCATCGACTTGATAGATGGGTAACGTCCTCATGGTATCTCTTAATAAAATGGAAAACACGAGATAAACATATGAGGGACACTTCTTGGAAATTCAAGAGCTCTCTGAGTTTGACTTATGAAAAAACACATACATATTTTTTTTCGATAACAAACACATCCCACTGACCGTAATCAAATTAAGACACAGCAGGGAGTGCTGGACGAAATATAAATATATTTTTTCTCAAAATAGTTTTCATTTCTCTTGTTGCTTGAAATATAAACACCCGGGTTACGGCTGGCCTTAGCCCAGGTTATATTTAACCGGCAGCGAGAGCTGAGAATACTTACGTGTACTCGATTACTTATTCGGTAATAATAGTAACGTCTTGTGCTTTTAAGCCTTTTGGTCCTTTATCTAGCACAAAGGATACAGGATCATTTTCATGGAGTGTTTTAAATCCAACACCTTGAATATCTTTGTAATGAACGAAGATATCATCACCATTCTCATTAATAATAAATCCAAATCCTTTTTTCTCATTGAACCATTTTACATGGCCCGTTTCTCTTTGCGACATTAGCGATCCCCTTTGTCTTAAGCTTTTACAATCCAACTATTACAGATGTTTATTTCCAGCATAAAAATACTAACTATTCCAAACTGCGTTATAATAAACATTTTCTATATATACGAAATTCATCGTACATATAGATTAGCATAGCAGTTTTTTATTGATTGTTAAGGATTTTTTGCAAAAATCGCTATCTTTATCTTTTTTTATATATTGGAAATACATAATGAATCATACAAAATCAGCTTTTATAAAATTAGCACTTGATTGTCAGGTATTAAAATTTGGTGAATTTATATTAAAATCAGGACGAAAAAGTCCTTATTTTTTTAATGCTGGTCTATTTTATCAGGGGAGTTCTGTACGACAATTAGGCCAATTTTATGCAAAACCTTGCTCGAACATCAAGCCCAACTGGATCATTTATTTGGCCCAGCATATAAAGGCTTACCTCTTGCCACCACCACCGCTATAGCCCTCTCTGAATTAGGTAAAGAAGTAACAGTTACTTTTAACCGTAAAGAAATAAAAGATCATGGCGAAGGTGGTCAATTAATTGGCGCCCCTTTAACCGGCAAAACCGTGATTGTTGATGATGTAATAACTGCAGGGACAGCTTTTAGAGAATCTCAAGGATTGATTAAGGAATATGGTGGTCAATTGACTGGTGTGATTATTGCATTAGATCGTTGTGAACGAGGATTAACAAACGAATCAACACTTTCCGAAATTAAAGCTCAAGGCATTGAAGTTTACTCTATTATTACTCTATTCGATTTAATTGATTACTTAAAAAATTCGAATCAATACGAACAAGTTAAAAAATTAGAAGATTATCAATCCACCTATGGATGCTAAATTTAAAATTGGCCTAATACATCTTTTTGCAAACGCGAACGCCCCTCTAAAACCAGTAGCAATTTTTCTATTGGTTTTACCTATCATTTCCAAACTGCAAACTTCCAAATATAGTTCCTACTGAAATGCAAAATTGATCCATTAATTAACTTTAAATAGAGTTTTTCAGACCAGAGAGCATGATCCGTAAGGTATAAGAATGCACGTTTTTCAAAGCAGCCATACGTTGCAAAAAAATTTGGTTAGGTAAATATTCTCATCCTATAGTGTGTTTTTGATAAGTATTCTAGAACCATTTGTCAATAAAAATAACAACACTTCTTGACAATACGTTAAGAACTGCATTAGTATTGCATTAATGTTATATTACACTAATACATTAATATGAAAATACATACTTCAATAAAACACTCAGCCCTTCCTAATTTAATGCATGCAATCAGCCTACTGGAAAATCAAGAGGAAGCGTTGCAATTTTTTACTGATTTATGTACTCCAGCTGAATTGGAGGCCATGGCCGATCGCTGGCAAGTTGTTCCATTATTGCGACAAGGTATCCCCTATAGAACCATTCATGAGCAAACAGGAGTCAGTGTAACCACGATAACTCGAGTGGCACGTTGTTTAAGTTTTGGTACGGGTGGTTATGAGTTAATCGCAAAGAAACTGGAGGTATCGTGAAAAATCGTTTACGTTTAGCCTTACAAAAAAAGGGGCGTTTATCTGAAGAATCTCTAAGCTTGTTACAACAATGCGGTTTAAAATTTCGTATTAAGCCTAACAGCCTCCTTACTCACGTGGATAATTTCCCTATCGATCTGCTTTTCGTTCGTGATGATGACATCCCTACCCTGGTTTTCGATGAGCTATGTGATGGAGGCATTGTTGGTGAGAACATGCTCTTAGAGAGTGCTCTTGCTCATCCAGAAAAATCTTATGAAACCATAGCCCAACTGGGTAGTTGTACTTGTCGTTTATCTATAGCTGTTCCTGATGCGATGAATTATCAAGGGCCGTGGTGTTTGGATGGAAAACGAATTGCAACCAGTTATCCTAACCTACTGAAAAATTACTTAAACACACAAAAAATATGTGCAGAAATCGTTGTCTTATCAGGGTCCA from Legionella sainthelensi carries:
- a CDS encoding ankyrin repeat domain-containing protein, which gives rise to MPYEDLKNELTPMSAKKKDKAWIAIACSHPEMENQKLIEIGEKLGLNASEMLNFVVMLGDSPKHLALLEHLFRQEDYSDWFFKHSSLRIQRAIQCGHLNTLMYLAGTFNSYKNIFRGLIDSFANVRLGLKDYLMGIIQSMMPSSRVYRVIAEYDFAVFRYAARYGNLDFLKYQVKQLSGKLQDVITAEEFGAFLDAAKNGHLDVLLYLEEKAPDRLQDMIAVDNFNAFKWAASYREHSMIHYLLNNPKTFAYDETSHHRVFECYIEPFVVQKMTALRIQQQQAKINNIDIIFDVIDPNEAKLLFYIARNLIRRNDQGLSDDLCFLLDIPAVKALAHDEVTPDQSNELLCLALFVAIPSIYK
- a CDS encoding GNAT family N-acetyltransferase, with translation MDDYQIARMTRDEISNAVEWARQEGWNPGLNDAECFYRADPHGFFAGKLNGQTIAVGSAVNYDDYFAFCGFYIVDKNYRSQGYGIQLTQARLAYIGDRNAGLDGVLDMIDNYARIGYKFAHYNARYALEHKFPPPIHEPSIINLQTVPFAQLTDYDRHFFPAPRPQFLRAWIQQNTALALGYVQEKQLKGYGVIRKCFKGYKIGPLFADSPYIAEKLLDQLSEFAQDETIYLDIPENNPFAVDLVQKLKMSKVFATARMYLKDEPKLSTQGIYGITTFELG
- a CDS encoding MFS transporter, encoding MGNGAFHLLKERKFLPFFLTQFFGAFNDNAFKLAMLTLISYHLTHNQVQSEFYQAIAGALFIIPFFLLSATSGQLADKYDKALLTRVIKILELFLMIIGSFALYWGSIFLMMTTLTGLGVHSTFFGPIKYAILPDHLPKKELLGATGLVDASTFIAILLGTTIGTLSIGIHSPKPYIAVFLTIIVALAGLTSSLFIPKAPSKSVSIEVDKQIWRVTYKMLKQATEHTGILVAMLILSWFWLLGTVILTKLPDYTNYVLGANNAVFAIFLALFSIGIACGSLTVNCIFKGQIHLTIVPWSMFAFTCFTMDLYWATPHLNEPKDVFSLVNFFTYFAHWRIAFDLFMLAFSAGLFIVPLYTYLQVKSPPESRAQVIATNNIYNALFMVAGALMVIVLLHFSAAIPQIFLILSLLNAFAALLARIYLKKVVLLINHELRESK
- a CDS encoding flagellar hook assembly protein FlgD, encoding MTDNSFNETDTVGFSFEQIDSPLKKNLGEQDFLHLMAEQIESQDMIQRQVNHEFLSQLAQFATHNGCIEMQESWQQMSTSLQSNQALQASALVGRKVLVESEIFPLGAEISVRVALDFSSDFNMLRASIYAESEERVRTIVLGKPKPGFLQFSWDGIGYDGKKVKEGRYRIEVHAISEDKEIALKTTILANVNSVSLGQYGEGLTLNVAGIGPISLNQVRQISV
- the hemF gene encoding oxygen-dependent coproporphyrinogen oxidase, coding for MLKNNALPENAIEQVKTYLLQLQNTICSRLENLDGQAQFMEDTWQRSAGGGGISRVLSQGLVFEKAGVNFSHVLGAHLPASASAHRPELAGRNFNALGVSLVIHPDNPYVPTSHANVRFFIAEKEDADPVWWFGGGFDLTPYYGFEDDCRHWHQTALQACKPFGQSIYPKFKQWCDDYFFIKHRNEARGIGGLFFDDYNEISFEHSFSLMKSIGNHYIEAYAPIVTRRKTHPFGEREKTFQKYRRGRYVEFNLVYDRGTLFGLQSNGRTESILMSLPPEVTWEYNWHPEANSAEAKLYTDFLPQRNWLV
- the fabD gene encoding ACP S-malonyltransferase yields the protein MTIYMFPGQGSQTKGMGIELFSYFPEQIKQADEILGYSVKELCLDDPQQQLNNTKYTQPALYIVEALSFLARISEEPLPNYLIGHSLGEYAALFAAGAFDFETGLKLVKKRGELMAKASGGGMLAVINLAEDRIKSLLQTNGLDSIDFANFNSPKQIVLSGPAPDIAKANEILAQEALMCVPLKVSGAFHSRYMQSAADEFKQFVEAFQFSPLQIEVIANITAEPYINESVKENLVKQMTHPVLWTDTIRYLKNQGESIFIEVGPGNVLTRLNAQI